In Paenibacillus sp. FSL R7-0345, a single window of DNA contains:
- a CDS encoding peroxiredoxin: protein MAERLVGKPAPDFTMETVTGDGKDFGKVSLSDYRGKWLVFFFYPLDFTFVCPTEITALSDAAADFAELDTEILGVSVDSVHSHKAWLTTPRDMNGLGQVNFPLASDITKKVASDYGVLIEEEGIALRGLFIIDPDGELKYQVVNHNDVGRSVEETLRVLQALQSGGLCAMNWKPGDKNL from the coding sequence ATGGCAGAACGTTTGGTAGGTAAACCAGCCCCGGATTTCACAATGGAAACAGTGACCGGTGATGGTAAGGATTTTGGTAAGGTCAGCTTGTCCGACTATCGCGGCAAATGGCTTGTATTCTTCTTTTATCCGCTCGATTTCACATTTGTATGTCCGACTGAAATTACAGCACTCAGTGATGCAGCAGCTGATTTCGCAGAACTGGATACAGAAATTCTCGGCGTGAGCGTTGACTCCGTTCACAGCCACAAAGCATGGCTTACTACACCACGCGATATGAACGGCCTTGGCCAAGTGAACTTCCCGCTGGCTTCGGATATCACTAAGAAGGTTGCCAGTGATTACGGCGTACTGATCGAAGAAGAAGGCATTGCACTCCGCGGCCTGTTCATCATCGATCCGGACGGCGAACTGAAATACCAGGTAGTTAATCACAATGATGTGGGCCGCAGCGTAGAAGAGACACTCCGTGTACTGCAGGCACTGCAATCGGGCGGTCTGTGTGCCATGAACTGGAAACCGGGCGACAAGAACCTGTAA
- a CDS encoding aldo/keto reductase produces the protein MQYTKLGKSGMKVSRLCLGTMNFGPITDEKEAFRIMDAALDAGVNFFDTANIYGWGENSGLTETIIGRWFKQGGGRREKVVLATKVYGAMSDKLDGPNDESGLSSYIIRRHLEGSLQRLQTDHIELYQMHHVDRSVSWDELWGAFELAVNQGKIGYVGSSNFAGWDIAVAQSEAKARGFLGLVSEQHKYSLTCRLPELEVLPAAQNLGLGVIPWSPLDGGLLGRNALMKIEGSRSGGNAERIEQHKGQLEAFAELSRELGEPQDNIALAWLLANPAVTAPIIGPRTLEQFESALRCLEVVLEESVLKRLDEIFPGPGGAAPKAYAW, from the coding sequence ATGCAGTATACGAAGCTTGGAAAATCCGGTATGAAGGTAAGCCGTCTGTGCCTGGGAACGATGAATTTCGGCCCGATTACGGACGAGAAGGAAGCATTCCGCATTATGGACGCTGCACTTGATGCAGGCGTGAATTTTTTTGATACAGCCAACATTTATGGCTGGGGTGAGAACTCCGGACTTACAGAGACGATTATCGGCCGCTGGTTCAAGCAGGGCGGCGGGCGGCGGGAGAAAGTCGTGCTGGCCACCAAGGTCTATGGCGCCATGAGCGACAAGCTGGATGGCCCTAATGATGAAAGCGGTCTCTCCTCCTACATTATCCGCCGTCACCTGGAAGGCTCCCTGCAGCGCCTGCAGACTGATCACATCGAGCTGTACCAGATGCATCATGTGGACCGCAGCGTGTCCTGGGACGAGCTGTGGGGCGCCTTTGAGCTTGCCGTGAACCAGGGCAAAATCGGTTACGTCGGCTCCAGCAATTTTGCCGGATGGGATATCGCCGTGGCCCAGTCTGAAGCAAAAGCACGCGGCTTCCTTGGCCTCGTATCCGAACAGCATAAATACAGCCTGACCTGCCGCCTGCCCGAGCTTGAGGTGCTACCTGCAGCGCAGAATCTTGGCCTTGGCGTAATTCCGTGGAGCCCGCTCGACGGCGGACTGCTCGGCCGCAATGCGCTTATGAAGATCGAGGGCAGCCGCAGCGGCGGCAATGCCGAGCGCATTGAGCAGCATAAGGGCCAGCTGGAGGCTTTTGCGGAATTAAGCCGCGAGCTTGGCGAGCCGCAGGATAATATCGCTCTTGCCTGGCTGCTGGCCAACCCTGCAGTCACAGCGCCGATTATCGGTCCGCGCACACTGGAGCAATTCGAAAGCGCACTGCGCTGCCTCGAAGTTGTGCTGGAGGAGAGCGTGCTGAAGCGGCTTGATGAGATTTTCCCAGGCCCCGGCGGAGCCGCACCGAAAGCTTACGCCTGGTAG
- the leuB gene encoding 3-isopropylmalate dehydrogenase, whose product MSEVKKIAVIAGDGIGPEVVAEAEKVLKKAEEVFGYAFETEHALFGGIAIDERGTPLPEDTLEICRSADAVLLGAVGGPKWDNNPKELRPETGLLGIRKALGLFSNLRPANVFDCLKDASTLKPEVLEGTDLMVVRELTGGIYFGDKLRRQGEHGEEAVDTCVYNVTEVERIVRQAFEIAGKRRNKLASVDKANVLETSRLWREVVNRIAPEYPQVELEHVLVDNCAMQLLRRPSSFDVIVTENMFGDILSDEAAMLTGSIGMLASASLGEGSYGLYEPVHGSAPDIAGQGLANPIATILSLALMFRMTFGYEDAAAAIEAAVAEVLDAGHRTSDIAVDKSKAISTTEMGDLIVAAIRKA is encoded by the coding sequence ATGAGCGAGGTTAAAAAAATCGCCGTAATCGCCGGGGACGGAATCGGACCTGAGGTTGTGGCTGAAGCAGAAAAAGTATTGAAAAAAGCGGAAGAAGTATTCGGCTATGCCTTTGAAACAGAGCACGCCCTGTTTGGAGGGATTGCCATTGACGAGCGGGGAACGCCGCTTCCGGAAGATACGCTGGAAATCTGCCGCAGTGCAGATGCCGTCCTGCTGGGGGCTGTCGGCGGACCGAAGTGGGATAACAATCCGAAGGAGCTTCGTCCGGAAACAGGACTTCTCGGTATCCGTAAAGCGCTGGGCCTGTTCTCCAATCTGCGTCCGGCCAATGTGTTTGACTGCCTGAAGGATGCATCCACCCTGAAGCCTGAAGTACTGGAAGGCACGGACCTGATGGTTGTGCGTGAGCTGACCGGGGGGATCTATTTCGGGGACAAGCTGCGCCGTCAGGGTGAACACGGTGAAGAAGCAGTAGATACATGTGTATATAATGTAACGGAAGTAGAGCGCATCGTGCGCCAGGCCTTTGAAATTGCCGGTAAACGCCGCAACAAGCTGGCCAGTGTCGACAAAGCAAACGTCCTGGAAACTTCCCGCCTGTGGCGCGAGGTTGTTAACCGGATCGCTCCTGAATATCCGCAGGTTGAGCTGGAGCATGTGCTGGTAGACAACTGTGCTATGCAGCTGCTGCGCCGTCCGTCGAGCTTCGATGTTATTGTAACTGAGAACATGTTCGGTGATATCCTGAGTGATGAAGCTGCAATGCTGACCGGATCAATCGGTATGCTGGCTTCAGCTTCGCTGGGTGAAGGCAGCTACGGCCTGTACGAGCCGGTACACGGATCTGCTCCTGACATCGCCGGTCAAGGCCTGGCTAACCCGATTGCGACGATCCTGTCGCTGGCCCTGATGTTCCGGATGACCTTCGGCTATGAGGATGCTGCTGCAGCTATTGAAGCTGCTGTTGCCGAGGTACTTGATGCCGGACACCGCACCAGTGATATTGCCGTAGATAAGAGCAAGGCGATCAGCACTACCGAAATGGGCGACCTGATTGTTGCTGCAATCCGCAAAGCATAA